One region of Hydrogenispora ethanolica genomic DNA includes:
- a CDS encoding TetR/AcrR family transcriptional regulator: MLERIKAAAIEEMIERGLKFTMSDLAARLAVSKRTLYEFFPSKEVLVETIIDDELNGAIQEHINIINATNLSFYQKFKLMQTFIPKILGRFNATSERRLVEDIRRYMPETWAKTKRAQEEQWKLFQEFLQEGINDGYIRPVNLAVVQKMISGALEEMLNERFLAENDMTISEVYAQLNEIIMVGMVNPNKIIQTAQL; this comes from the coding sequence ATGCTCGAACGGATTAAGGCGGCCGCAATTGAGGAGATGATTGAGCGCGGCCTCAAATTTACCATGAGTGATCTGGCCGCGCGATTGGCGGTCAGCAAACGGACTTTGTATGAATTTTTTCCTTCCAAGGAAGTGTTGGTGGAGACGATTATCGATGATGAACTGAATGGTGCGATTCAGGAACACATCAATATCATTAATGCCACGAATCTGAGTTTTTATCAAAAGTTTAAATTAATGCAGACCTTCATTCCGAAAATATTAGGAAGATTCAACGCTACCAGTGAGCGGCGGCTGGTCGAGGATATCCGGCGCTATATGCCGGAAACCTGGGCGAAGACCAAACGGGCTCAAGAGGAGCAGTGGAAACTTTTTCAAGAATTTTTGCAAGAAGGCATCAATGACGGCTATATCCGTCCCGTCAATTTGGCCGTCGTCCAAAAGATGATCAGCGGAGCGCTCGAAGAAATGTTGAACGAGCGGTTTTTGGCGGAAAACGATATGACCATTAGTGAGGTTTACGCGCAATTAAACGAGATTATCATGGTGGGCATGGTGAATCCGAACAAAATCATCCAAACCGCTCAATTATAA